The sequence below is a genomic window from Desulfuromonas sp. TF.
ACTTCTATCGTAAAAAAGGGTCGGACCAAGGTAACTCATATGGGTAATGTGCCAGATTAGATTGAGCCCGGATGTGCCATGAAGCCGATTATATCCCAAAAAATCGACTTATAGACCGCTTTTGACTATGTGTTTTGAATCAACTTGTTGTGATTTCAATTGGTTAACTTGGTCTGACCCCGAATCCCCCGCAACCTTTTTACATCGTTGAAATCCCGAGGTCAATAAAGTTCTTTAATCCTGAAAGCAGTCTCACGCGAGACGCGACGACGCGACGTAAAATCTTTTTAAAAGCGGTCTATAAGTCGATTTTTTGGGATATAATTACAAGCGTTTGTAAGACCTGCGTTTTCGTTGCGTCCGTTGCGGCGTTGTGTGGTTACCTGCTTTTACAGCGATTTAGGGCCGGGATAGGGCGTTTGGCCGTTACCGCACTCTCCATTTGACATGCGCCCGTTGCCCCCTTATTCTTTAATGATATTTTAAAAATCGATCCGTCGCCGCCTCCCTTCAAGATGAACATCGGGATTCCCCTTGCCGCCTATTGAAACCAGTACTCTGCTGTTCGCCTTCGGGCTCACCATTTTTGCCGGGCTCGCCACCGGCATCGGGAGCGCCCTGGCCTTTTTCACCCGGACCACCAATACCCGGTTTCTTTCCCTGACCCTCGGCTTTTCGGCCGGGGTAATGATCTACGTCTCCTTCGTCGAGATCTTCTTCAAGGCCAAGACCGAGCTTGTCGCCGCCCTGGGAGACAGCCCCGGCACATGGGCGACCGTAGGGGCGTTCTTCGGCGGGATCGCCCTCATCGCCCTTATCGACTGGCTCGTCCCCAACTACGAAAATCCCCATGAACTCCATTCCATCGAAGAGATGGCGCAGGGGCTCGAAAATCTTCCCCGCAACGAGGCCCACGATTTCGGCAGGCTTCACCGCATGGGGCTGTTCACCGCTCTGGCCATCGGGATCCACAACTTCCCCGAGGGGCTGGCGACCTTCACGGCGGCCCTGACCGATCCTCACCTCGGCGTCGCCATCGCAACCGCAATCGCTATCCACAACATTCCGGAAGGGATCGCCGTTTCCGTTCCCATCTATTTCGCCACCGGCAGCCGCCGCAAGGCCTTCAAGCTCTCCTTCCTCTCCGGCCTGGCCGAGCCCATCGGCGCCCTGGTGGGATATCTCATCCTGATGCCCTTTTTCTCTCCGACCGTTTTTGGGATCCTTTTCGCCGGCGTCGCCGGCATCATGGTCTTCATCTCCGTGGACGAGCTGCTCCCGGCCGCCGAGGAATTCGGCGAACACCACCTTACCATCATCGGACTCATAGCCGGCATGGCCGTTATGGCCCTGAGTCTGCTGCTGTTTTTGTGAAGGATTAAGCTTTGAACCTTAACCGATGGGGGCGCTGCCGAAAAATGAAAGGTCCGTGGGGGCGCGTCTACATTTTTCAAAAAGTGAATTCTGTAGACGCGTCACGCCGCCCGAAGAGACGGCGCTGGGCTTGGATTTATAAAATTCAAGAACGTCCCCTAGACCTCTTGGGGCAGGAGAGGAGCAGGTTTCGCAAACTGCTGTCCCGGTCGGGCAAGTCCGCTGCGACCTTTTGGTCCTGCGATTGGGGCGGCGGGATCTCCTG
It includes:
- the zupT gene encoding zinc transporter ZupT — protein: METSTLLFAFGLTIFAGLATGIGSALAFFTRTTNTRFLSLTLGFSAGVMIYVSFVEIFFKAKTELVAALGDSPGTWATVGAFFGGIALIALIDWLVPNYENPHELHSIEEMAQGLENLPRNEAHDFGRLHRMGLFTALAIGIHNFPEGLATFTAALTDPHLGVAIATAIAIHNIPEGIAVSVPIYFATGSRRKAFKLSFLSGLAEPIGALVGYLILMPFFSPTVFGILFAGVAGIMVFISVDELLPAAEEFGEHHLTIIGLIAGMAVMALSLLLFL